A region of Paenibacillus thiaminolyticus DNA encodes the following proteins:
- a CDS encoding superoxide dismutase, producing the protein MAHQLPALPYANNALEPHIDETTMMIHHDRHHNTYVTNLNAALESAPELQSKSVEELISDLNSVPESIRTAVRNNGGGHANHSLFWETIGPNGGGQPSGKLAEAIDKELGGFDKFKEDFAKAATTRFGSGWAWLAVDKDGKLSVSSTPNQDSPLMEGKTPLLGLDVWEHAYYLKYQNKRPDYIAAFWNVVNWPAVEKNYEAATK; encoded by the coding sequence ATGGCACACCAATTACCAGCTCTTCCGTATGCGAACAATGCTCTTGAGCCTCACATTGACGAGACGACGATGATGATTCACCATGACCGTCACCACAACACCTATGTGACGAACCTGAATGCGGCATTGGAGTCTGCACCTGAATTGCAGTCCAAATCCGTTGAGGAACTCATCTCCGATCTGAACAGCGTGCCTGAGAGCATCCGTACGGCAGTCCGCAACAACGGCGGCGGCCACGCGAACCACTCCCTGTTCTGGGAGACAATCGGACCGAACGGCGGCGGACAGCCGTCCGGCAAGTTGGCTGAAGCAATCGACAAGGAGCTTGGCGGATTCGACAAGTTCAAGGAAGATTTCGCGAAGGCAGCTACGACTCGCTTCGGCTCCGGCTGGGCTTGGCTGGCAGTCGATAAGGACGGCAAGCTGTCCGTATCCAGCACGCCGAACCAAGACAGCCCGCTGATGGAAGGCAAGACTCCGCTTCTCGGCCTGGACGTATGGGAGCATGCATACTACCTGAAATATCAGAACAAGCGCCCAGATTACATCGCTGCGTTCTGGAACGTCGTCAACTGGCCGGCAGTTGAGAAGAACTACGAAGCCGCTACAAAATAA
- a CDS encoding GNAT family N-acetyltransferase encodes MNVRSFRLADYLPATQLLKESLSEECCEKTLDAFARQLSLDGELVLIAEQENPNGETIMVGLAIGTIDRNNGYYYRLAVHPEFRNQGVGKGLVAGMEQRFQQRKVRNIMIAADEHTEFVLPWFEALGYGAQHVLRSLKQLRIVAG; translated from the coding sequence ATGAACGTTCGATCCTTTCGTTTGGCGGATTATTTGCCGGCTACTCAGTTATTGAAGGAATCGTTGTCCGAGGAATGCTGCGAGAAGACACTGGATGCCTTTGCGCGCCAGTTGTCCTTGGACGGAGAGCTTGTGCTCATCGCGGAACAGGAGAACCCGAATGGGGAGACGATCATGGTCGGGCTGGCTATCGGCACCATCGATCGCAACAACGGGTACTATTATCGTCTGGCGGTGCACCCGGAATTCCGCAACCAAGGCGTAGGCAAAGGGCTTGTCGCCGGAATGGAACAGAGATTCCAGCAGCGCAAGGTCCGCAACATTATGATTGCTGCGGATGAGCATACGGAATTCGTATTGCCTTGGTTCGAGGCATTGGGATACGGGGCCCAGCATGTCTTGCGTTCATTGAAGCAGCTTCGGATTGTTGCCGGCTAG